The Corynebacterium freiburgense region CTACTTGGTTTCGTCCCGTCTTAGCGGATGTCGCGCGCTGGGGTGGGGCGTCATTGAGATTATGGGTTGAGGATGAATCACAATCATTGCAACTACTCCGAAGAGGGGATTGCTTAGGGGCGGTAACGCGGGAATCCAAACCTGTGTCCGGGTGCGACGTTGAGCCTTTGGGGCTCATGCGGTACCGCGCCGTCGCAACGCCACAATTACGTGATGCCTATACCAAGGATCGAACGCTTGATTGGGCAGCGATGCCGGTGTTGCGTTATGGGCGGAATGACAAGTTGCAAAATGAAGACCTCCACGGTCGGGTAAGCGAGCTTCCGGCCCAACGTAGGATCTCACAGATCCCCTCATCTGAGGGCTTTTTGGAAGCTGCTCGCGTAGGGCTTGGTTGGGCGTTGGTTCCTGATATTCAGGCGCAATCTTTATTGGATTCAGGTGAACTTGTGCTCTTAGATAGCCGTGTTTCTGATGTGGAATTATATTGGCAGCATTGGCGTTTGGAATCGCCCCTTCTCCAGCGACTTTCAGACACGGTTGTTACTGCTGCGCGGAGTGCCTTGAGCTAAGGAAGGGTATATATACGCCACGCCGAACAGGAATTTCACCCACGAACAGGGCAAACTCGCATACTGTTGCAGGTATGAGCGACAACACTCGTGAACCTGAAAATTCTGAAGTAGAGAATTTGGAAGTTCCTACGTCCCGTAAAGAAGGAGATGTCTATGCGCGGGCGGGTCGAGTAGCGCCCCAAAAAATTCCTGCGGCGCCTCAACAAACACCGACGCCTGAAGAAGAACCGGCTCCGGTGCCGTTTTCGGAGCAGACGCCTACCGTGACATTTGATCCTCGGGAGCACCTCGATGAAGATGTAGATATTCCCGTCGCTCCACCACAATTTGTGCAGGCGCCACAGACCCCAGCGCACCCCTCGGATGCGCCCACAACAGTGTTTGAACCGCAAGCTGCGGAGCCAAAGCCTATTCCAAGTCGGAGCGCTACTGCAGAAGGTGCAAAGACCTCTCCAAGTGATGATCCGAAAGTAGAGGCTATGCACTCCCCAGCAACGCCAGCAGGTGAGCCAACGGTAATGTTTGACGCACCTTCAGTGCGCCAAAACCCGGGCTTTACATTGCCGGAGCCAGGGGAAGAGGATCTTCATACTGCGCAAGGCAGATCAGATTTCCAATCGCGACCGGAGCAAACAACCACGCTACCGCCATATAGTCAGGTAACTGCGGATGAGCAATTCCGTAATAATCCAAGTGATTCTGTGGTGTCTCAAGGCGCCCCAGTTGCGGTAGCAGAGGAACATAGTGCTGTGCCAGCAGAGAGTCTGCCACCGCAAGCGGATGCGCGGCGCGGCACAATCGATTTCGGCATTTTTATTATTCGTGCCGTATTCGGCTTTTTCCTAATCTTTTTATCAGTTAAAACCTTCTTCCAACTTGGCGGAGATACTGGATTAGCCGGGCTGGAAGCGGAATATGCTAATTACCTCCAACCAGGAATACTGGCAGTAGCAATTCCAGCTATGTTGCTTACTGCCGGGGTATTTCTACTTCTTGGTTTAGTCACTCCTGTGGCCGCAGCGATTGCAACCACTGGTACGGCTTTCGAGGCATTACATCTTATTGATACCGATGGTGAAGCTTTTAACCTGCTCAGGATTGGTGATGGTGTAATTCTTGGCATTATCTTTGTGGCAATTTCGATTGGATTGCAATTTACTGGGCCGGGACGATTGTCGCTAGACTTTGGCCGCAGTTGGGCTCGTCGTCCACTGATTAGCTCCTGGGTGTTTGCCCTTTTAGGGTTGGCGGGTGCTGCAGCACTGTGGTGGTTTGGTGCGGGAGTGAACCCGTTTAACTAATCGCTACATATACAGATGCGAAAAACCTGGTTGCCAGTGGATTATCCCACTTAAAAGCAACCAGGTTTTGTTATGGTCAGGCCTCTGCTTTAGATCTGCTTGTATTAGATCTGACGGACCGCACCTTTATCCGCAGATGTTGCCATTTTTGCATATGCTTGCAGAGCTTTTGTGACCTTCCGATTACGATTTTTCGGTTGCCACGGATGCTCACTAGCTTCCATTGCAGCGCGTCGTTCAGCTAGTTCTTTATCGGTGAGTGCAACGGAAAGTTCACGCGTATGTACATCGATCGTAATAATATCGCCGTCTTGGATAAGTCCAATAACGCCTCCGTGTGCTGCCTCTGGAGAGATATGGCCAATAGATAGGCCGGATGAGCCGCCAGAGAAGCGACCATCAGTAACCAGCGCACATTTAGTGCCTAAGCCTGCGCCTTTAAGGAATGCCGTTGGGTGAAGCATTTCTTGCATACCTGGGCCACCTGAAGGCCCTTCATAGCGCACTACAAGTACTTCACCTGGTTGAATTTCACGTTTAAGAATTACGGAAACAGCTTCTTCCTGGCTTTCCACCACGCGAGCTGGTCCGGTGAAGTGCCAGAAAGATTCATCAATGCCAGCTGCTTTAATGATCGCGCCATCAATGGCTAGGTTTCCCCGCAGGACTGCCAATCCACCATCGGTGGTATATGCGTGCGCTACAGAACGAATACATCCGTGTTCTTGATCGGTGTCTAGGCTGTCCCATTGATTATTTGTGGAAAATGCCTGGGTGGTTCGCATACCACCAGGGGCGGCATGGAAAAGCCGGATTGCCTCTTCGGTGGCTTTACCGCCGCGAATATCCCAATCATTAAGCCACTGTTCCAGGGTTGGAGAGTGCACGGAATGCACTTCGGTGTGTAATAATCCGCCACGGTTAAGCTCACCAAGAATTGCTGGAATGCCACCAGCGCGGTGAACATCTTCCATGTGATAGTCCGAGTTTGGTGAAACCTTGGAAAGGCACCCTACTTTTCTGGAAAGCGCATCAATATCATCAAGGTTGAAATCTACTTCACCTTCTTGTGCTGCCGCCAAAATATGTAGCACCGTATTGGTAGAACCGCCCATTGCCATATCGAGTGCCATGGCATTATCAAATGCTTTGCGGGTGGCAATATTTCGCGGTAATACAGATTCATCGCCTTCGCCGTAGTAGCGGCGGCATAGCTCAACAATGAGCGCGCCAGCGCGTTCAAAGAGCGCTTTACGCGCTTGATGCGTGGCAAGTGTTGAACCATTGCCAGGAAGCGAAAGTCCGAGTGCTTCGGTAAGGCAGTTCATAGAGTTTGCGGTAAACATACCGGAGCATGAGCCGCAGGTCGGGCATGCGGATCGTTCAACAGAATCGAGTCCAGCGTCAGACACTGCCTGTGATGCGGAGGCGGAAATTGCGGTAACAAGATCAGTGGGAGCGTGGGCTACACCGTCTACAACGACTGCTTTTCCGGCTTCCATAGGCCCACCTGAAACAAAAACCACCGGGATATTAAGGCGTAGGGCGGCATTCAGCATGCCTGGGGTGATTTTATCGCAATTGGAAATACACACTATGGCGTCAGCGGTATGCGCATTGACCATGTATTCGACGCTATCGGCGATAATTTCCCGGCTGGGAAGTGAGTACAACATGCCGCCATGGCCCATAGCAATACCGTCGTCTACGGCAATGGTATTAAATTCTTTTGCTACACCACCGGCTTCCTCAATAGCTTTGGCTACTATCTTGCCAACATCCCGGAGATGAACATGCCCGGGTACAAATTCAGTAAAAGAATTGGCAATTGCGATAATTGGTTTGCCAAAGTCAGTGTCGGTCATACCGGTTGCTCGCCACAGTGCGCGAGCGCCGGCAGCATTTCGTCCGATAGTGGTGACTTTTGAGCGTAGGGGGATCATGCAGTATGAGCTTTCGGGAGATAATAGGGTCAGTCTTTGGGCTGTTCTGGCTGCTGGGAAGGCTGTTCGGCTTGATCCGCGTCTTCCCGTGGCTTTAATACTTGCCGACCATCGCGTTGGATTACAACGACTTTATTATGAGCGGCAGCGCGTCCTGCGGTGAGCACATCGGGTATGCGCCCATTGGAAGCTTCAGCGAGTTTTGGTAGTGAATTAAAGCTAATCCCAGGCAAAGAAAATTCCGAATCGTCGGTGGTTCGTGCGAATGCCTGTGCGCGTTTAAAACCGATTCCGGCGAAATTTTCCCAGGCAATGGTGTGGCCTTTGGAGAAAGCATAGCGCACTTCTATTCCATGCTCATGAATAACAGTTGCGGATCTTAGGACCCAAATTACAAATATCAATGGCAGGAAGGGTAGCCAAAAAAGGAGTTCGGGCTTTGCCCCGAATACCAGCAGGCATATAAGAAAGAGCACCCCTGCAGCCAGGAGGTGGGTTCGTTCGGGACGAAAGGTCATCGGATTCGAACTCATGTGGCTTATTGTAGGGGTGCTTCGGATTTGTTCTTAATTCTCGGGTTGTACGGTGGGGGTGTCAACGCTTGGCTGTTCTTGCGGCGGCGTTGTTACCTCAACTGTAGATGGAGGCTCTGGCACGTCAACGCTTGTCGACGTCTCGGGAACAACGGAAGTGGCCGGAGTTGAAGGCTCTGTAGGGGTTACGGAAGCAGTTGTAGGCGTAGGGGTGGTCGAGACTATCGTTGTTGGGGTCTCTTGGGTGACGGTGCTTTCTTCACTGGTTGGAGTTTCCGATGTTTTTGGAGTGGTGGTGGTCTTCGTAGCTGCCGTTGGGGCAAGCCATCCGCGTGAGTCCTCCCACTCTTCTCCAGCTTCAACAGTAAAGCCCTTTAAAATAAACAGACCAAATAAAATCGCGAAAAGGCCAGTAGTGGACGGTCGAACACGGCCGCCAAACGAGAAAAACCGCGCAAACCGTGATGGGTAAGTGACGGTACGGAAAACGCCTTCTGGCTCCATTGATTCTTGCTCGTCTATAGGAGCGTTTTCTGGGTTTTCTACCGAAATATCATCCCGGCTCGCTTCTTTATTGCGCTTTGGTGCAGAAAATGTTGCAGTGTCGGGTGAAGGGATCGGAACATCAATTTTCGGTTCTTTGGTGAATACGCGCTCTAAAACTACAGGGGCTTCGCGCTCGAGTTTATTTCGGACTGCGCCTGAAGTAGTCGTTGCTGAGCCATATTCTTCCCAGAACTCATCCAAAATGCAGGTGCGTATTGCACGTTCCACAGCCCATTGTCGAGCCGGGTTTACTTGCACAATAAAGCGCATTTCAACAAGCCAGGGCATACCCACCGTAGTTGGCTGAGAGATGCCCACCGCCGGATGAACATCGAGTTCGCCAGTGACATCTGGAGCGATATCTGGCCGAGCAAGCGCCCGCCGAGCAGCTCGCTCGGAACGTGAAATTGCTTCATGAATGGATGTGGATCCCAAAAGTGGTACTGGGATAATAACTACTGCACGTGCCCAAATATTTGAGTGGTTGACACAAACGCGAGCGGTGCTATTGGGAATAATTACTGTTTCGCCTTGAAGGGTTCGCACTTTTGTGGCGCGCATTGTGATCTGAATTACGTCACCTTCAATATTGACTCCAGGTCCTTGGAACGCCACCCAGTCGCCAACACCAAATTGTTTTTCTGAAAGGATAAAAAAACCAGCCAGAAAGTCCGCAATAATGCTTTGTGCGCCAAGACCAACTGCGGCTGAAATGACAGTCGCGGGAATCGCAGCACCCGCAAGCGGCACGCCAAGCGAGTTCAAGACCGCGACGATCAAGAAGAAATATGCCACGAGCTGCGCCATGTACACCGCAGTACCGACTAATGCCAGCCGAGTTTTGGAATCTTGCTCGTCCAGGTCAACACGTCGTGTAAAAAACCTGATTGCAAAACGTCCAATGCGGGGAATAAGGAATGCGATTACTAAGTAGATTGCTAAAGAAATTCCAGGGTCCAGAAGCCAGCGCCAGGCTGAATAAAGGATATACGCAAAGGGCATGGCATCTAGGCTAGCGGTTCTCTCTGAAGTGCGGGGGTGATGTGAGGGGGATGACTCTTCGCTATAAAATGTTAGCTAGACCTGCATATTTTACTGGAATATGCGAAGTTTTCATGAGCCTTATGTGAGGTTATTCTGTACCTAGCCAGGGTGAGTGGCCCAGGTCATAGCTACCTTAGGGCTAGGCTGCTCCTTGTTTGCATTTGGGTTGCGGGGAACTCACACGTGCTATGCTGCATAAACTGGCTAACGTTTCATAGTGTGGAATAGGTATCCCGAAAAGGGGTGCTGGCTATGTGCATTTCACTTCGATGTGTATTATGCAATCTCATGACGAACCTTCGACTTGTGATTATTAGCCACCGGCGCTTGCCGTAGCGGCTATTATTGTCGTCGAACGTCAAGCGCCCTCGGCGGACACCCATCACGGTGTTCGTACCGAGGGCTTCGGTGTTTTGCAGCCTCCTCACCCGGTGGCTGGGAAATATCAGGTGCTCACTACAATGTGCCCAAAACCTTGTGAATATTGATCTCTGTGAACCCACTAAGGAGCCCGACGTCGTGAACGTGGCACCTCGACCACAACCAACACCCGCCTCGGTTGCCGCTGCGCGGGATCGCCGTAACTCGGCCAAACCAGAACGAATGACCGGCGCCCAGGCGATCGTTCGTTCGTTAGAAGAATTGGGAACCGATGTAGTATTCGGACTTCCTGGCGGTGCAGTGTTGCCCCTATATGACCCAATCTATGCATCGACCAAACTTCGTCATATTTTGGTGCGTCATGAGCAAGGAGCAGGTCACGCTGCCACAGGATATGCGCAGGCGTCTGGGAAAATTGGTGTCTGTATCGCAACTTCAGGGCCGGGTGCTACGAACCTAGTAACACCCATTGCTGACGCAAACCTTGACTCGGTCCCACTCGTAGCAATTACCGGGCAGGTTGGGCACACACTTCTTGGTACAGATGCGTTCCAAGAAGCGGATATCCGGGGCATTACTATGCCGATTACTAAACACAATTTTATGGTTACGGATCCGAATGACATTCCAGCGGCGCTGGCAGAGGCATTTCACCTCGCTTCTACCGGCCGCCCAGGTGCTGTGCTCGTGGATATTCCAAAAGATATTCAAAACGCGCCAATGGATTTTATCTGGCCACCAAAGATTAATTTACCGGGATACCGCCCAGTAACCACGCCTCATAACCGCCAGATCGAGGAGGCTGTACGCCTTATTTCAAAGGCGAAACGTCCAGTGTTCTACATTGGCGGTGGGGTGATTAAAGCAAATGCCTCAGCGCAGTTAAAAGACCTTGCGGAGTATTTGGGGATCCCTGTGGTAACCACATTAATGGCGCTCGGAGCGTTTCCTGATTCGCATCCGCTGCACGCTGGTATGCCTGGGATGCATGGTTCCGTATCTGCCGTTGCTGCGATGCAGCGTAGTGACTTACTGATTACGATCGGTGCGCGATTTGATGACCGTGTGACTGGTGATGTGAAATCTTTTGCCCCAGCAGCGAAGGTAATCCATGCCGATATCGACCCTGCGGAAATCGGAAAGATCCGTAAAGCTGATGTGCCGATCGTGGGTGATGCTGGTGAGATTCTTACTGCATTGCACAAGGTGTATCAGGCTCAAATTGGGGATGCACCTGCGGTTTCCGCGTGGCGGGCATACCTCGATGGTTTAAAGGAGCGATTCCCTCGTGGGTGGGATCCGCAGGATGGTGGTGAGCTCTCACCCCAGTTTGTAATTAATACTTTGTCCAAGCAGGTAGGGCCAGATGCGATCTATTGTGCTGGTGTTGGACAACACCAGATGTGGTCAGCGCAATTTATAGACTTTGAAAAACCACGCACTTGGTTGAATTCCGGTGGTTTGGGAACAATGGGGTATGCAGTGCCAGCCGCAATGGGTGCTAAGGCCGCCTGCCCTGATAAAGAAGTATGGGCAGTTGATGGAGATGGTTGTTTCCAAATGACCAACCAAGAACTTGTCACTTGTGCCGTTGAAGGTTTCCCAATCAAAATTGCGGTTATCAATAACGGCAATTTGGGCATGGTTCGCCAATGGCAAACACTGTTTTATGAGGGTCGTTATTCGAATACGAAATTGCGGGAGCAGGATAACTATCTTCCGGATTTTGTTGCGCTTGCTGAGTCCCTTGGGTGTGCCGCGTTCCGCGTCACCAAAGAGGAGGACGTGATTCCAACCATTGAAAAGGCGCGGCAGATTAATGACCGCCCAGTGGTTATTGATTTTATTGTTGGTGAGGATGCCCAGGTATGGCCAATGGTTTCTGCTGGTAGCTCCAATTCCGATATCCAGTATGCACGTGGTTTGCGCCCATTGTTTGATGAAGATTCCGCTGGTGAGAATCCTGCCGCGATCGATTTGGCAGTCGATGCGCAATACGCTCCTAAGGAGATGATCTAATGTCTGAAACTGATGTCACTCGCCATACGCTGAGTGTCTTGGTCCACGATAGTGAAGGCATTATTTCCCGCGTGGCAGGTATGTTTACGCGCCGTTCCTTCAGCATTGTTTCGATCACGTCGGCTACCACAGAAAACGATGGTATAAATCGAATCACCATTGTCGTGGATGCAGACGAGCTCAATATCGAACAGATCACCAAACAACTCAATAAGATCGTTCCGGTGCTTAAGGTTGTTCGGTTACCAGAAGAAAACTCTGTTTCACGGGCTCTAATGCTTGTTAAGGTTTCGGCTGATGCAACGAACCGTCCACAGGTTGTCGACGCCGCGAATATCTTCCGCGCCCGCGTTATTGATGTGGCGCCGGATTCGGTGGTGATTGAAGCGACCGGTAGTCCCGGCAAACTAAAGGCTTTGCTAGAAGTTCTTGCTCCGTTTGGTATCCGCGAGCTTTTGCAGTCTGGCTTGATTGCTTTGAACCGTGGTCCCAAAACGATGGCGCCGAATTATTTAACTTAACTATTTGTCCCAACAAGTGGACGATGTTTCCCACATTGTGATACATTTTGTGGCGGTAAGGCCGCCACACACCGAAAGGTAAGAGATTCTTTATGGCTATTGAACTGCTATACGATGCAGATTCCGATCTGTCTATTATCCAAGACCGTAAAGTCGCCATTATTGGTTACGGCTCCCAAGGTCACGCTCATGCTCAATGTTTGCGTGATTCCGGTGTTGAAGTTGTGATCGGTCTCCGCGAAGGTTCAAAATCGGCAGATAAGGCTCGTGAGGCCGGCTTTGAAGTAAAGACAAATGCGGAAGCAGCTGCTTGGGCAGACCTGGTCATGTTGCTTGCCCCCGATACCTCACAGGCAACGATCTTTGCTAACGACATCGCACCAAACCTCAATGATGGTGATGCATTGTTCTTTGGGCATGGTCTGAATATTCACTTTGGACTTATTGAACCGGCCAAGAACATTACCGTTGGTATGGTGGCGCCAAAGGGGCCAGGCCACCTGGTTCGTCGTCAATTTGTTGATGGTAAGGGCGTTCCGTGTCTGATCGCCGTTGCGCAGGACCCAACTGGAAATGGCAAAGAACTCGCATTGTCCTATGCGGCGGCAATTGGTGGTGCACGTGCAGGTGTTATCCCTACAACCTTTAAAGAAGAAACCGAGACTGACCTTTTTGGTGAACAAGCCGTACTCTGTGGTGGCTTGGAATACTTAATGATGGCAGGCTTTGAAGTCCTTACCGAGGCTGGTTACTCTCCAGAACTTGCATACTTCGAGGTCCTTCATGAAATGAAGCTAATTGTTGATCTCGTCTGGGAAGGCGGCATTGGCAATATGAATTACTCAGTTTCTGATACCGCAGAATTCGGTGGTTATATTGCTGGACCGCAGATCATCGATGAAAGTGCAAAGGAACGCATGAAGAAAGTGCTTTCCGACATTCAAGACGGTACCTTTGTAAAGCAACTGCTCGCCAATGTAGAAGGCGGCAATAAAGAACTTGAAGGTAAGCGTGCTGAAATCGCAGCGCATCCAATCGAAGAGACTGGTGCAAAACTGCGTGACCTTATGTCTTGGGTGAAAAACCCACTTGATGCAACAGCCTAAGCTGATATAGAAAAACGCGCCACTGCAATTGAGCAATGGCGCGTTTTATGTTGGCCGCCGTAACTTTAACTAGGGAGGTGGGGTGTCGCGGCGTCAACAAGCATGGTTTTAGCCCTCGTGGCCACGAAGCAACTCTTCAAACGGCGTTGTGGGGGCGGTATTTGCAGTGCTGCCGCCAAAGCCTT contains the following coding sequences:
- a CDS encoding LysR family transcriptional regulator ArgP, with the protein product MNLKHLATLLAVLDEGSFEAAADSLAVTPSAVSQRIKALEAQAGRVLVRRTVPATATEAGEVLAQAARRMALLQAETDAQMRGRLAEVPLSIAINADSLATWFRPVLADVARWGGASLRLWVEDESQSLQLLRRGDCLGAVTRESKPVSGCDVEPLGLMRYRAVATPQLRDAYTKDRTLDWAAMPVLRYGRNDKLQNEDLHGRVSELPAQRRISQIPSSEGFLEAARVGLGWALVPDIQAQSLLDSGELVLLDSRVSDVELYWQHWRLESPLLQRLSDTVVTAARSALS
- a CDS encoding DoxX family protein — protein: MSDNTREPENSEVENLEVPTSRKEGDVYARAGRVAPQKIPAAPQQTPTPEEEPAPVPFSEQTPTVTFDPREHLDEDVDIPVAPPQFVQAPQTPAHPSDAPTTVFEPQAAEPKPIPSRSATAEGAKTSPSDDPKVEAMHSPATPAGEPTVMFDAPSVRQNPGFTLPEPGEEDLHTAQGRSDFQSRPEQTTTLPPYSQVTADEQFRNNPSDSVVSQGAPVAVAEEHSAVPAESLPPQADARRGTIDFGIFIIRAVFGFFLIFLSVKTFFQLGGDTGLAGLEAEYANYLQPGILAVAIPAMLLTAGVFLLLGLVTPVAAAIATTGTAFEALHLIDTDGEAFNLLRIGDGVILGIIFVAISIGLQFTGPGRLSLDFGRSWARRPLISSWVFALLGLAGAAALWWFGAGVNPFN
- the ilvD gene encoding dihydroxy-acid dehydratase — translated: MIPLRSKVTTIGRNAAGARALWRATGMTDTDFGKPIIAIANSFTEFVPGHVHLRDVGKIVAKAIEEAGGVAKEFNTIAVDDGIAMGHGGMLYSLPSREIIADSVEYMVNAHTADAIVCISNCDKITPGMLNAALRLNIPVVFVSGGPMEAGKAVVVDGVAHAPTDLVTAISASASQAVSDAGLDSVERSACPTCGSCSGMFTANSMNCLTEALGLSLPGNGSTLATHQARKALFERAGALIVELCRRYYGEGDESVLPRNIATRKAFDNAMALDMAMGGSTNTVLHILAAAQEGEVDFNLDDIDALSRKVGCLSKVSPNSDYHMEDVHRAGGIPAILGELNRGGLLHTEVHSVHSPTLEQWLNDWDIRGGKATEEAIRLFHAAPGGMRTTQAFSTNNQWDSLDTDQEHGCIRSVAHAYTTDGGLAVLRGNLAIDGAIIKAAGIDESFWHFTGPARVVESQEEAVSVILKREIQPGEVLVVRYEGPSGGPGMQEMLHPTAFLKGAGLGTKCALVTDGRFSGGSSGLSIGHISPEAAHGGVIGLIQDGDIITIDVHTRELSVALTDKELAERRAAMEASEHPWQPKNRNRKVTKALQAYAKMATSADKGAVRQI
- a CDS encoding PH domain-containing protein, which codes for MSSNPMTFRPERTHLLAAGVLFLICLLVFGAKPELLFWLPFLPLIFVIWVLRSATVIHEHGIEVRYAFSKGHTIAWENFAGIGFKRAQAFARTTDDSEFSLPGISFNSLPKLAEASNGRIPDVLTAGRAAAHNKVVVIQRDGRQVLKPREDADQAEQPSQQPEQPKD
- a CDS encoding mechanosensitive ion channel family protein — translated: MPFAYILYSAWRWLLDPGISLAIYLVIAFLIPRIGRFAIRFFTRRVDLDEQDSKTRLALVGTAVYMAQLVAYFFLIVAVLNSLGVPLAGAAIPATVISAAVGLGAQSIIADFLAGFFILSEKQFGVGDWVAFQGPGVNIEGDVIQITMRATKVRTLQGETVIIPNSTARVCVNHSNIWARAVVIIPVPLLGSTSIHEAISRSERAARRALARPDIAPDVTGELDVHPAVGISQPTTVGMPWLVEMRFIVQVNPARQWAVERAIRTCILDEFWEEYGSATTTSGAVRNKLEREAPVVLERVFTKEPKIDVPIPSPDTATFSAPKRNKEASRDDISVENPENAPIDEQESMEPEGVFRTVTYPSRFARFFSFGGRVRPSTTGLFAILFGLFILKGFTVEAGEEWEDSRGWLAPTAATKTTTTPKTSETPTSEESTVTQETPTTIVSTTPTPTTASVTPTEPSTPATSVVPETSTSVDVPEPPSTVEVTTPPQEQPSVDTPTVQPEN
- a CDS encoding acetolactate synthase large subunit yields the protein MNVAPRPQPTPASVAAARDRRNSAKPERMTGAQAIVRSLEELGTDVVFGLPGGAVLPLYDPIYASTKLRHILVRHEQGAGHAATGYAQASGKIGVCIATSGPGATNLVTPIADANLDSVPLVAITGQVGHTLLGTDAFQEADIRGITMPITKHNFMVTDPNDIPAALAEAFHLASTGRPGAVLVDIPKDIQNAPMDFIWPPKINLPGYRPVTTPHNRQIEEAVRLISKAKRPVFYIGGGVIKANASAQLKDLAEYLGIPVVTTLMALGAFPDSHPLHAGMPGMHGSVSAVAAMQRSDLLITIGARFDDRVTGDVKSFAPAAKVIHADIDPAEIGKIRKADVPIVGDAGEILTALHKVYQAQIGDAPAVSAWRAYLDGLKERFPRGWDPQDGGELSPQFVINTLSKQVGPDAIYCAGVGQHQMWSAQFIDFEKPRTWLNSGGLGTMGYAVPAAMGAKAACPDKEVWAVDGDGCFQMTNQELVTCAVEGFPIKIAVINNGNLGMVRQWQTLFYEGRYSNTKLREQDNYLPDFVALAESLGCAAFRVTKEEDVIPTIEKARQINDRPVVIDFIVGEDAQVWPMVSAGSSNSDIQYARGLRPLFDEDSAGENPAAIDLAVDAQYAPKEMI
- the ilvN gene encoding acetolactate synthase small subunit, which produces MSETDVTRHTLSVLVHDSEGIISRVAGMFTRRSFSIVSITSATTENDGINRITIVVDADELNIEQITKQLNKIVPVLKVVRLPEENSVSRALMLVKVSADATNRPQVVDAANIFRARVIDVAPDSVVIEATGSPGKLKALLEVLAPFGIRELLQSGLIALNRGPKTMAPNYLT
- the ilvC gene encoding ketol-acid reductoisomerase; this encodes MAIELLYDADSDLSIIQDRKVAIIGYGSQGHAHAQCLRDSGVEVVIGLREGSKSADKAREAGFEVKTNAEAAAWADLVMLLAPDTSQATIFANDIAPNLNDGDALFFGHGLNIHFGLIEPAKNITVGMVAPKGPGHLVRRQFVDGKGVPCLIAVAQDPTGNGKELALSYAAAIGGARAGVIPTTFKEETETDLFGEQAVLCGGLEYLMMAGFEVLTEAGYSPELAYFEVLHEMKLIVDLVWEGGIGNMNYSVSDTAEFGGYIAGPQIIDESAKERMKKVLSDIQDGTFVKQLLANVEGGNKELEGKRAEIAAHPIEETGAKLRDLMSWVKNPLDATA